A genome region from Baekduia alba includes the following:
- a CDS encoding alpha/beta hydrolase, whose product MHLDVVALRESSRARAASRPRGPELHAVADAIVPDTPGVRARHYRPVQERRPLLVFLHGGLWVLGDLGTHDRLCRRLAAEAGIEVLAVDYRRAPEHPWPAAVDDAVAAARWAAAWLTRGHGGSLAIGGDSAGGCIAALAALRLRDEPEDTAPLAAQVLICPNTDLTAAQPSMSEVSADFGLDPEAVRAAASLWVPRSARHADGDVSPLHARSLAGLPPAIVVTAEHDPLRDEGDAYASRLAGAGVAVTHRCEPGLPHGFVQNMDTERADAAAATDRLIADVRTALRGPAARTST is encoded by the coding sequence ATGCACCTCGACGTCGTCGCCCTGCGCGAGAGCTCCCGCGCCCGCGCCGCCAGCCGGCCGCGCGGCCCCGAGCTGCACGCGGTCGCCGACGCGATCGTCCCCGACACGCCCGGCGTCCGCGCCCGCCACTACCGGCCGGTGCAGGAGCGCCGGCCGTTGCTGGTGTTCCTGCACGGCGGGCTGTGGGTGCTCGGCGACCTGGGCACGCATGACCGGCTGTGCCGCCGGCTCGCGGCCGAGGCCGGGATCGAGGTGCTGGCCGTCGACTACCGGCGCGCACCCGAGCACCCGTGGCCAGCCGCGGTCGACGACGCCGTCGCAGCCGCGCGCTGGGCGGCGGCGTGGCTGACCCGCGGGCACGGCGGCTCGCTGGCGATCGGCGGCGACAGCGCCGGCGGCTGCATCGCGGCCCTCGCGGCGCTGCGCCTGCGCGACGAGCCCGAGGACACGGCGCCGCTGGCGGCGCAGGTGCTGATCTGCCCCAACACCGACCTCACCGCCGCGCAGCCGAGCATGTCCGAGGTCAGCGCCGACTTCGGGCTGGACCCGGAGGCGGTCCGCGCCGCGGCCTCGCTCTGGGTGCCGCGCAGCGCCCGCCACGCCGACGGCGACGTCAGCCCGCTGCACGCGCGCTCGCTCGCCGGCTTGCCGCCGGCGATCGTCGTCACCGCCGAGCACGACCCGCTGCGCGACGAGGGCGACGCCTACGCGTCGCGCCTGGCCGGGGCCGGCGTCGCGGTCACGCATCGCTGCGAGCCTGGGCTCCCCCACGGCTTCGTGCAGAACATGGACACCGAGCGCGCCGACGCGGCGGCGGCGACCGACCGCCTGATCGCCGACGTCAGGACTGCGCTGCGGGGACCGGCGGCACGTACGTCGACTTGA